Part of the Candidatus Brocadia sinica JPN1 genome, TACAATTTTTGGGTTACACAACAGACAATATTATCTATCACAGCAATTCAGACATTGGTGCGACAATTGCCAGTAGCCGCTATTTCATTAAGGCGATGTGCATTGTCCCCTGCAGTATGAATACCCTGTGCTCCATTGCTCATGGTATTTCAAATAATCTTATTCAACGTGCAGCAAGTGTAACTATTAAAGAAGGGAGAAAACTTGTGGTGGTGCCGCGTGAAACACCATTATCTTCCATCCATCTGAAAGCTATGCTAAAATTATCTTCCATCGGGGCATGTATATTGCCAGCCATGCCCGGATTTTATCATAAGCCAAAAACTACGGATGATCAGGTGAACTTTGTTGTTGCTAAGATATTGGATGTGCTGGCTATAAAACATATGCTCATCCCGGAATGGCGCGGTGAAGCTTGATACTATTGGTAGAAAAACTATCCGGTTAGGGCTTATTGTACTGTAAAAATGGGCAAATTCCAAAAACTTATTAAAGAAACCTGTTTTTCAAAGATGCTTAGCAGGATGAACTGTTTACAAAAGAATTCCTTGTATTTCTGGAGAAAAATAAGTAAAGAGGGTTTATGACAGATACACAATATGACAACATACCCCCCGGACCCGGATGGCAACCCGCATACATCAAAA contains:
- a CDS encoding UbiX family flavin prenyltransferase, translated to MCVENIIVGITGASGVIYGQRLLQILCRKECNVHLSISDAAALVIKHELGVDLDRDHPDLVQFLGYTTDNIIYHSNSDIGATIASSRYFIKAMCIVPCSMNTLCSIAHGISNNLIQRAASVTIKEGRKLVVVPRETPLSSIHLKAMLKLSSIGACILPAMPGFYHKPKTTDDQVNFVVAKILDVLAIKHMLIPEWRGEA